TTGCTGCCAGCCATCTTGAATCCGTTGATTGAGTTGTCTCTGGCTCAATCTGAAGCCTGCATGCCACCTTCAAAGAAAAACCGTCAGATGTGAAAGGTATTCCTGATCAACCgttatttctcattttctatacatcagtttctttttctgttggcactccggtttttctttcatttgttCGCCTTTTTCATTACTCACACATTTCACTCCATATTCTTATTAACTAACTACTCGAGTGATTGACGTATACATTTGGTGGTTATATAACTCTTAGACtataatatgtatatataccaATAGTGTCAATTGGATAGAATAGATTTCTAGTGAGGAATGACCAACGGCAAATgtttcgtccttttttttgcttgctaccgtcaaataaagaattttgaaaagaaaagtagcCTAATTTCGAAATTATAACACTATATAGTTCGTACCAAATTTACCCTTTATAGTGATAGGCCTGGACTGAGCAGACATACAGTAATGATGTATTATTGTGTATTGTACGTTTGAATTTAGCACCGTTCTAATACCTTATACAAGAATAGAGAATTAGAACCGGAAGTAGGTTTGACgattttttaccaaaaaaaaaaatacccctCTTTAAACTCATTCAACGATTATTGTCCTTTTATATTCAAGTTTAGGACTCCGTAAGTATGGAGTAATAACCGGAATGTAATCCAGTATTTTGATAAAAACATCCGAACCGATTCGATTCCAATTCAGGTTGGAAAATGTTACAAACCTTTGACTAAACGCCATTCTACAATCAGATTGAACCATTATAAAACCAGTTCGTTCAGTTAGAACGGCGTACACGACTATAAAAAGACGACGTCGACATTATATTTTTTAGATAACAATGGTAGGATTAATGCTTAAGGATTTTCTTATCAACGTCAACCACCGGCTTTCCCAATAAATCCATTAATCCCGCATAcgataacaacaacagcagcaacaacaataaaattatCCCTGATGATGAAACAATTAATtcagaattttgtttattctttttttttccctttcttttctctatgcACATGTGCTCATCTTGCTGAATGGATCGTTTGTAGACTGGCCGGAGTTTTATCGTCCCACGTCTCTCCAACTTTAACATCACGTCAAACTGACCGATGATTTTGCTATTGTACTAAATCTAATCACAATAACGAGCAAagcattaaaacaaaatcttggGGGTGAGGAGTCACGAAGAAATCAATCGACGTGTACAACGTGTGTATATGATAATGTTGGTTCAAAAGAAAAGCATGCGAATAAGATTTTATCACAGGGATAATAAGCCACAACAATAATCGTGTAGCGAACCTGCGTCACTCTGTCATCACAACTACCAATTAAgtaattaaacaattttttccaacattcATTTATACTATCTAATAAAGCAATGCTCGACATCATCTCTTCTAGccgtctctctttctctttgataATGATACATATTTACTCTGTACGTTATTTcgccaaatttgttttcatccaGTCCCAGTCCCCGCCTCCCCCTCCTCCCTTTTTGTGCGTATATTATCCAGCCAATTCTATCTGGTGCATAATTTCTTCCCTTGTGTTATTTGCCAATGATCCCATTGTTCCAAGTGCGCATCTCCAAGGAGAAGGAGGGGACCTTCAAGATAGACAATGTTGACCTGGATATGATTTTGTGAcgtttacatttttaaaataggcaaatttcaaaacaccATCTCCACCAGGCCGGCGGCAGCAACAGCTGACGTTATAAAAATTCGTAGCTTTAAGTGTCATAACTAGACAAAATAAGGACATTGAAAAGCAATATGTGGTCTCATAATTTCCTCCATATTTCTGTTCTATAATAATGCAAAACagtgtgtttttttcccctctctctccagTGAATAGATCCCTTTACCAGCGAACTTCTGTACagcacctctctctctcaattcGGGACGACATGATATAAACCTAGAATGTGAAAGCAAAGCTAatcgaataattttaaaaataaaaataaaaaaaaacgacgatgCGGACTGTGTATTGATATCATGGCAGGGAACTAATTTGAATGTGATGTGTGATCGGGATGATTTGTCCTTTTCTGTTATTGTTATCACGGAGCAGAGGGTAACAAATGTGTGTATTCTTATGTGTGTATTCTTACGCGGCCGGCAGGCCGCCCACGTTTAAGGAAGCCTAGTCCAAAGTACGTGTAAGCTTAGGCCAACGTACGTGTGTATTATGGTGTACTCCTCGGCCTAGGCTTCCTTTAAACGTGGGCAGCCTGCCGGCCGCGGAAGAGCGGCCAACCGCTATGAAAGAGCGGCCGCTACTATGAATCACGTACGTTAATGTAGTTCCACATATGCAGTTTTTCTCATCTAGTTCCATTTCGTTTTCAAACATGCCGTTCATGTACAAAAAAATTGGTAGGCCAATACATCTTATATCCAGCCCAAGTTATCGTCATTGCTGGCCTCATTAATTTCAGCAAACTACTCAAACCGCAGCCCAGGACCGCCCCGACTGCCACCGGCTCGGGCCATACCTGAGAATTACGTACATGAAACGTTTAGTGGGTACAGTTATAATATGTGAATCCTGTAACCTAGACGGCTACGCGGGATAACACCAAAGAGAAACACAATATAAAACGTCAGATTTATTGAATACCTGCCAAGAACAATCCCAGTCTAACGGAATCACGAACGCTCCCAGCCAAGCGCCAAAACAAGTAAACAATTCATTTGTCCCCATCAAATTCAAACTGTATAAAGGAAAAGGTGAGAATCATGAGTGAGCTTCCATAATAATGGCATGATGGGAACAAACATTTATGATTGTATGAaacaaattcttaaaaatgCACCACGAAAAGTTGAAGAAGTTCCCAAGTTTGCCACAAGCAGCAACAGATGGTAGGATAAGGGCACTTAGCAGcatggaaaatgaaattgtttgaTCCCAGTCTCTGTGAAACAGgagtaaataacagttagTATTTACTTCCTAGTGTAAGCATATTTTAGACCCACTTGAGGAGAGGTGCTCCAAATAAAATCGATACAATATAGACCAGTGTTGAAGTAACAAACCCATATTTCAGGAATAACGCCACCTGAAGTTTCTGAAAAAGGTGGAACATTTTGTAACTTTGTAAAACATAACATGGTTATGAATAGAAACATGAACAGTCACGTTGAGTGTACCACTGTAAATCTGACATTTGGTTAAACTAACCCAATCAACGAAAAATTTATATCTGGCTTAAAcatatacaacaacaaaagttaAATCAAGAGCGTATAGAAAATGCACCCCTTGACATACCTCTTTATGGCGAAAATTGGAAAGTACGtagcaaaaaataatattgactAGTAAAATcgagaaacaaaaggaaaactgGAATATATTTCCTTCGTCGTCTTTCGCTCCCCTCATCCTTCTCCAAAACATAATGGAAGAACACAGAAACGCATTCCAGATGCAGGCAATGCTTTCATTAGAGATAAATGGTTCAGAGAGACGTTTTTTTGAACTCGGCCAGTCACTTTGCATTTGTTCTAGTGTTTATttacttctttcttcttcttgcacaGTTGACACTACCGACCGGCAAACAGCTGTTGTCGCCCAATGCAGTGCtgccaaaaataataataaaacgcggatcattgaattttcttaatttttactaGGTTTTCTCACTAGTCACTACTTTTACAAAAGAAACGACGTAGATTCACTTAGATCTCACCATTAGTACAGCCATTATTGCTAGCTTTTAAAATAGGCCAAAATGTGTCAAAGGCACAAAGGCAAAAATCGTTAATAGGGCAGCCATAAATGACGTCACGCTGTTTTTTGGAGGGGGGCGCAGCATATTTTCGttttgaaatacaaaaaaaaagaagaaaaagtctagACTAGCGGGATCAGCGATTGCCCCATTAACTGAATCTTCCTAGGGAACCTGCTTGTGTGGTATTTTCggtaaacaaaacaatattACTTACGTAAAAGTATACAATTCACAATTGTCAGAAAGAAAACTCTGTCTCAGCCGCTTTTTGGGTTGCATCGCAGTAGTAAATGCTGAAATAGACTCCTCGTCGATCGCCATGTGTTGTTTGATTATTCAAAACTACTTCTCATCGCTCTGCATAAACAAAACGTGGAGTGAAGGGGCTAAATAAGCGTCTTGCAAGTATTGAGAACAGAACATAGATTGATAATGCAACTTTTGAGCTAGTTCTTCACTTTATCGATTCATAATAGAAACAGCGTCCT
The sequence above is drawn from the Daphnia pulicaria isolate SC F1-1A chromosome 1, SC_F0-13Bv2, whole genome shotgun sequence genome and encodes:
- the LOC124339021 gene encoding glycosylphosphatidylinositol anchor biosynthesis protein 11-like, translating into MQSDWPSSKKRLSEPFISNESIACIWNAFLCSSIMFWRRMRGAKDDEGNIFQFSFCFSILLVNIIFCYVLSNFRHKEKLQVALFLKYGFVTSTLVYIVSILFGAPLLKDWDQTISFSMLLSALILPSVAACGKLGNFFNFSCLNLMGTNELFTCFGAWLGAFVIPLDWDCSWQVWPEPVAVGAVLGCGLSSLLKLMRPAMTITWAGYKMYWPTNFFVHERHV